Proteins encoded within one genomic window of Hermetia illucens chromosome 2, iHerIll2.2.curated.20191125, whole genome shotgun sequence:
- the LOC119650160 gene encoding facilitated trehalose transporter Tret1-like, with product MASADDLVPDRKNRNQTIFQKIKHKLPQILSSILAANGAFVFGTNIGWSSQSYRYLVQKKEYPFSVSKEQFSWISSVLALGALLGGLLGGPIVNGFGRKGTILLTVLPFLFGWFLIIFAVRVYMFYAGRVVLGVCCGIFTVAVPIYIGEISEKDIRGSLGGLFQLLIVLGIAFAYGIGSVANVMTTSIVLLTVPLAFLIPSFFMPETPTYLVSAGRTEKARASLRYLYGEDCDEEGYLDELVANVQENKHITTLSVWKELDKFVVLYALCISLGLQFFQQLSGINVIIFYSEDLFAKSSSSISSNLAAALVSIIQIIATALALSTVDRTGRKVLLIVSAIIMTICTSLLGVYFYLQKHDKDTFKGIPQSVPILLVSIYIAAFSFGLGPVPWILLGELFTPASKGLACGMSVSFNWLLTFIVTKTYVNIEDWMGIAATFWLFAGLTALGAIFFAVIVVETKELTLKEVLEKLEKRKDRLRKIFCMRTS from the exons ATGGCTTCTGCCGATGACCTGGTTCCAGATAGAAAAAATCGAAACCAAACTatctttcaaaaaattaaacacAAACTACCGCAGATACTGTCAAGTATTCTGGCGGCGAATGGAGCCTTCGTTTTCGGAACCAATATCGGTTGGTCGTCACAGAGCTACCGATATTTAGTCCAAAAAAAGGAGTATCCATTTTCGGTTAGTAAAGAACAGTTCTCCTGGATTTCATCGGTACTGGCATTGGGTGCTCTTCTTGGAGGTCTGTTGGGCGGGCCTATTGTCAACGGCTTTGGGAGGAAAGGAACAATTTTGCTAACTGTCCTACCATTTTTATTTGGTTGGTTTCTAATTATCTTTGCTGTCCGAGTATATATGTTCTACGCAGGACGAGTAGTTCTGGGCGTATGCTGTGGTATTTTCACGGTGGCTGTACCAATTTATATTGGCGAAATATCAGAGAAAGATATTAGAGGGTCACTGGGGGGTTTGTTTCAGCTGCTGATAGTTTTGGGAATAGCGTTTGCATATGGTATCGGATCGGTTGCAAATGTCATGACCACGTCTATTGTGCTTCTTACTGTACCTCTGGCTTTCCTGATTCCGTCCTTTTTTATGCCGGAAACTCCTACCTATTTG GTGTCCGCAGGAAGAACTGAGAAAGCCAGAGCCAGTTTGCGATATTTATATGGTGAAGATTGTGACGAAGAAGGATATCTGGATGAATTGGTGGCCAACGTACAGGAAAACAAGCACATAACGACCCTATCTGTGTGGAAGGAGCTAGATAAATTTGTCGTTTTGTACGCGTTATGTATATCGCTAGGACTTCAGTTCTTCCAACAACTAAGCGGGATCAATGTCATCATCTTCTACTCGGAGGACTTATTTGCG AAATCGTCAAGCAGTATATCCTCGAATCTAGCGGCAGCTCTCGTCAGTATAATACAAATCATTGCAACAGCTTTGGCTTTATCCACAGTCGATCGAACCGGCCGCAAGGTGTTGCTGATAGTATCTGCAATTATCATGACCATTTGCACGAGCCTCCTAGGCGTATATTTTTATCTGCAAAAACATGATAAGGACACTTTCAAAGGGATCCCACAATCTGTTCCTATCTTGTTAGTGTCAATATATATTGCAGCATTTTCATTCGGACTGGGTCCTGTGCCGTGGATATTACTGGGTGAACTTTTCACACCTGCATCAAAAGGTCTTGCTTGCGGGATGTCAGTTTCTTTCAACTGGCTATTAACGTTCATAGTTACTAAGACTTATGTTAATATTGAGGATTGGATGGGAATCGCAGCCACCTTCTGGCTTTTTGCTGGTTTGACCGCACTGGGAGCGATTTTTTTCGCTGTAATCGTTGTTGAGACAAAAGAATTGACGTTGAAAGAAGTCCTAGAAAAGTTGGAAAAACGAAAAGACCGATTGCGAAAAATCTTTTGTATGAGGACTTCATGA